A portion of the Hoplias malabaricus isolate fHopMal1 chromosome 1, fHopMal1.hap1, whole genome shotgun sequence genome contains these proteins:
- the selenof gene encoding selenoprotein F, with product MASEVYLLWLLPFLQALSAFGAELSSEACRELGFSSNLLCSSCDLLGQFSLTQLEPFCRKCCQEEAQLESRKLYPGAILEVCGUKLGRFPQVQAFVRSDKPKMFKGLQIKYVRGSDPVLKLLDDNGNIAEELSILKWNTDSVEEFLGEKLDRI from the exons ATGGCGTCGGAGGTGTATTTATTGTGGTTATTGCCTTTTTTACAAGCG CTCTCAGCGTTCGGAGCGGAGCTGTCCTCCGAGGCCTGCAGGGAGTTAGGTTTCTCCAGTAATCTACTCTGCAGCTCGTGTGACCTTCTTGGTCAGTTCAGTCTCACTCAGCTGGAGCCATTCTGCCGGAAATGCTGCCAGGAGGAGGCTCAGCTCGAGTCTAGGAAG CTCTATCCTGGAGCCATCCTCGAGGTGTGTGGATGAAAATTGGGGAGGTTCCCTCAAGTCCAAG cTTTTGTCAGGAGTGACAAGCCGAAGATGTTCAAGGGCCTGCAAATTAAG TATGTGCGAGGCTCGGACCCTGTGCTGAAGCTGCTGGACGATAACGGGAACATAGCTGAGGAGCTCAGTATCCTCAAGTGGAACACAGACAGCGTGGAGGAGTTCCTCGGAGAAAAACTCGACCGGATTTAG